The Synchiropus splendidus isolate RoL2022-P1 chromosome 1, RoL_Sspl_1.0, whole genome shotgun sequence genome includes a window with the following:
- the stom gene encoding erythrocyte band 7 integral membrane protein isoform X1 yields the protein MDEEARMREAKRRERQSGPNNYGFHDGEALENVDDDIGICGRLLVAFSLLLMILTLPLSIWMCIKIVKEYERAIIFRLGRILRGGAKGPGLFFILPCTDSFINVDMRTITFDIPPQEVLTKDSVTVSVDGVVYYRVQNATLAVANITNADAATRLLAQTTLRNVLGTKNLAEILSDREEIAHSMQSSLDDATDDWGIKVERVEIKDVKLPLQLQRAMAAEAEASREARAKVIAAEGEMNASRALKEASLVIAESPSALQLRYLQTLNTIAAEKNSTIIFPLPLEMMQGFVKQ from the exons atgGATGAAGAAGCTCGTATGAGGGAGGCAAAGAGGCGCGAGCGTCAATCAG GTCCGAACAATTATGGTTTTCATGATGGGGAAG CCTTGGAGAACGTGGACGATGACATCGGCATATGTGGTCGACTTTTGGTTGCATTTTCCCTCCTCCTCATGATTCTCACCCTTCCCCTGTCCATATGGATGTGCATCAAG ATCGTGAAAGAGTACGAGCGAGCCATTATTTTCCGCCTGGGGCGAATTTTGCGAGGAGGAGCCAAAGGACCAG GCTTGTTCTTCATACTTCCGTGCACCGACAGCTTCATTAACGTGGACATGCGCACCATCACTTTCGACATCCCTCCACAAGAG GTCCTGACCAAAGACTCGGTGACTGTGAGTGTGGACGGCGTGGTCTACTACCGGGTGCAGAATGCCACTCTGGCGGTGGCCAACATCACTAATGCAGATGCTGCCACCCGCCTGCTGGCCCAGACCACCCTGAGGAACGTTCTGGGTACCAAGAATCTGGCTGAGATCCTGTCTGACCGCGAGGAGATCGCTCACAGCATGCAG TCCTCCCTCGATGACGCCACGGACGATTGGGGCATCAAAGTGGAGCGAGTGGAAATCAAAGACGTCAAGTTGcccctgcagctgcagagagcCATGGCAGCTGAGGCCGAGGCCAGTCGTGAGGCCAGAGCTAAG GTCATCGCTGCAGAGGGAGAGATGAACGCCTCTCGTGCGCTGAAGGAGGCCTCCCTGGTCATCGCGGAGTCTCCCTCCGCCCTGCAGCTGCGCTACCTGCAGACCCTCAACACCATCGCCGCTGAGAAGAactccaccatcatcttccCTCTGCCGCTGGAGATGATGCAGGGCTTCGTCAAACAATAG
- the stom gene encoding erythrocyte band 7 integral membrane protein isoform X2 — protein sequence MDEEARMREAKRRERQSALENVDDDIGICGRLLVAFSLLLMILTLPLSIWMCIKIVKEYERAIIFRLGRILRGGAKGPGLFFILPCTDSFINVDMRTITFDIPPQEVLTKDSVTVSVDGVVYYRVQNATLAVANITNADAATRLLAQTTLRNVLGTKNLAEILSDREEIAHSMQSSLDDATDDWGIKVERVEIKDVKLPLQLQRAMAAEAEASREARAKVIAAEGEMNASRALKEASLVIAESPSALQLRYLQTLNTIAAEKNSTIIFPLPLEMMQGFVKQ from the exons atgGATGAAGAAGCTCGTATGAGGGAGGCAAAGAGGCGCGAGCGTCAATCAG CCTTGGAGAACGTGGACGATGACATCGGCATATGTGGTCGACTTTTGGTTGCATTTTCCCTCCTCCTCATGATTCTCACCCTTCCCCTGTCCATATGGATGTGCATCAAG ATCGTGAAAGAGTACGAGCGAGCCATTATTTTCCGCCTGGGGCGAATTTTGCGAGGAGGAGCCAAAGGACCAG GCTTGTTCTTCATACTTCCGTGCACCGACAGCTTCATTAACGTGGACATGCGCACCATCACTTTCGACATCCCTCCACAAGAG GTCCTGACCAAAGACTCGGTGACTGTGAGTGTGGACGGCGTGGTCTACTACCGGGTGCAGAATGCCACTCTGGCGGTGGCCAACATCACTAATGCAGATGCTGCCACCCGCCTGCTGGCCCAGACCACCCTGAGGAACGTTCTGGGTACCAAGAATCTGGCTGAGATCCTGTCTGACCGCGAGGAGATCGCTCACAGCATGCAG TCCTCCCTCGATGACGCCACGGACGATTGGGGCATCAAAGTGGAGCGAGTGGAAATCAAAGACGTCAAGTTGcccctgcagctgcagagagcCATGGCAGCTGAGGCCGAGGCCAGTCGTGAGGCCAGAGCTAAG GTCATCGCTGCAGAGGGAGAGATGAACGCCTCTCGTGCGCTGAAGGAGGCCTCCCTGGTCATCGCGGAGTCTCCCTCCGCCCTGCAGCTGCGCTACCTGCAGACCCTCAACACCATCGCCGCTGAGAAGAactccaccatcatcttccCTCTGCCGCTGGAGATGATGCAGGGCTTCGTCAAACAATAG